The window TCTCCTTCTTCACTTGTTACACGTACCTTGCCGTGATTGCCGTGGATTGCATTATAGACTTGTGCAAGTCCCATTCCTTTTCCATCCTGTTTCAAAGTAAAAAAAGGAGTTCCAAGTAGGCGAATTTTGTCTTGTGGAATACCAATTCCAGAATCAGAAATGTTTAGATGGATTTCATGGAGGTCTTCATTTTGCTCAATGAACAAAGTTCCACCTTTAGGCATCGCTTCAATTGCATTTTTAATTAAATTAAACAAGGCTTTTTTAATTTGATCTTTTCTACCGACAACCATGGCACATTCATTATCAAATCTCTTTATTAGGTTGATATCATAAAGTTGGTTTTGAAATAAAAGTAAGATGGATTCTATTTCGGCACATACATTGAAAGATATTTGTTTTTCCTGAGCGAATTCCGGTTTGGAGACACTCATTAGATCATTTAGAATATGAATGGCTCGGTCCAATTCACTTTGGGCAATTTGAGAATATTCTTGATTGTAGGTTTGTTCCATTAATTGTAGAAATCCTTTCACAGCAGTCAAGGGATTTCGGACTTCATGTGCAATACCAGCAGCCATTTCTCCTATGGATGATAATAAGTGGTTATTCCAGTTATTATGGTCATGAGATGTTTGCAAATAATTGATATTTAACATATATACATGGATTTTATCTAGCTTTTGATCTTTGAATGTTCGGTGGAATAAGAAAAAGTATGGTTGTGTATCGAAAGTCAAAATGAACGAGCTGGATTTACCCATGAAACATTCATGTAGCTTTGTCTTAATTTCATTGTTTTTAACTTGATGAAATAAATTGTTACTTTCAGTTTCATCTGAGTTTAAAAGTCTTTTACCTTCATTGTTAGCACTTAGAATCATTGCATCGGGATTGAGTTCAATTAAACCATATGAGATCTCTTGGTTAGCGGGAGATTTAATCATAGTAATTCCCCTGCCCCTCTTTGAGCCATTTGACTGCTCTAACCTTAGTACCCAGGTTAACGGTACTTGTGATTTCAAATACATCCATTAATCGTTTCACTCCTGACAACCCCAATCCTAATCCTGTTTTAGAAGGGACAGTATTATTTAAAACTTGCTCAAGGTTCGGAATGCCTGGACCTTGGTCAATTGCGATTATTTCTATACCATAGGAGGGGTCTGGCTTAATAAAAAGCTCGCCTTTGCCAGCGTAAAAGACAATATTGCGGGTTAGTTCCATTATGGATACTACTAATTTGGTTTGTTGGCTCTTATTCAAGCCGCATTCGTCAGCAACTCTTTTACCAATTGAACTCGCCATATAAACATCATCTTCTCGTTCAATAACAATCCTGTACAAATTTGTCCCCTATTCCTTTCAAAAATGTAAAAATGAGTATATTTCCACAGTGTATTTTATCACACTTATTCAGAGAAATGGTGAATTATTTTAAAAATATTGAAAATTCCTATTATAATATAGGCTTTTAGATGATTAACTATCCTACAATAAATTTTCCTAGTAATATTCAAAAAGCTGCTACCGGGAATGAGCGGTAGCAGCTTTAATATTTATCCTATTCTTTATTACCCACCAACACTTTTTTTCTGTGGTTTTAAATGGGTAAGGAGTCCATGATATTCGGTAATATATAGTTCGATACCAGGCATTTCATCAAGATAATGGTCTTGCAAAAGCTGGAAGTAATTCACCCTGTGAAGTGAATCATAAGGCATTGCTGGATATGCATTATTCTTTTTATAAAATAAATTAACTGCCTTTTGTACCTTGTCGATGATAGGAGGAATGTTTTTGTCCTTTTCCTCAAAAATATCAAACGTCTCTTTTGACATATAAAATGGTTTGCTTGGTATCCCATGAAGGTAGGGAGCGAGCCGATCAAAGTTAATGCTGTTATCCTCTTTTACAAGGATAGTTCTGTTAATTCCTTTTGGTAGGTCATCAGAAAATTGGCGTACCGCATAACGGACATCATAGAGTGTAGATTCAATGATAGGCCATTCAACAGCTTCCTCTGAATTTTTTCTATTATCTTGTGTTTTTATTTTTGGCTTTCCTTTCTTTGAAAGGATTCCAAGATATTTATACATCATTACATAACCTATTAGACAACCAACGACAAGTCCGCAGAGCAAACCGATAACGGTATAAGATGGATAATTATGAAGATTCTCGTCCATTTTTGCTCCTAATTGGTAACCTCCAAAGATGGATAATCCTAGTGCTATTCCGCCCATGATGTGAATTGATGATGTTTTTACTAAAAAGTTCACGAACTCTTGTAAGCTTGTTTCAATCCCTTTGCTTCCCTTTTTTAAGGGGTTTTTTAGGTCACTTATAATTTCCTCTGAAGCATGGCAGTCTTTGAGAAAGTTTTCAATATAATTATTTGTAGTTTCCTGATCATGTTTTATTACGTATGCTGTCTTACGGAAATTCCCTCTTACATATTTGATATTAAACCACTTTTGTTCTTCTTCCAGCTCTACCATTTCTATTACTTTACCATGTTCTTTTAAATAGGTGCTTTTCATGAGGCACCACGCACCCCGCGTACATTCTTAGGTCTACCGTCATCGTATGCTTGGGTACGGATCATCAAAGCATCTTTTCGGGCGTCCTTAACAATTTGGGCAGCCTCCTGTCGCCCTTTTTCTATAATCTCTCTAGCCTCCCGTGTTGCTTTTTCAGTCATTTCTCGTTGTCGAATCATATTGTTCTCTGCATCCTGTTTATAGGTATCAGCTAGCTGGAGTTCATTTCCAATCGTTTCTCTCCTACGCTCCAATGCCTCAACTAGTTTACCAAGAAACTTCTTCTTAAGAATGAAAATTAGAATCGTAAACAAAATAGCTTGGTAAACCATTGTTCCAATTGAAACAGGCATACCAAAAATTTCAAAATCCCCCATTTTTCATATCCCCTTTATACCGCTTCATTTACTCTTTGACCAACATAAACCATGAAAAGTGTTACAAAAATGTATGCCTGGATTCCACCGATGAATAAGCAAAATGCCTGCCATATAATCATAGGACCTGCAGTAAGTAGACTTGCACCAATACCAGTAAACACACCCCCGTCAAATCCATGTGTCACTGCTCCGGCAAGAATACCAAGCATTATTTCCCCTGCATAAATGTTTCCGAACAGCCGAAGCCCAAGGGTAAGCGTGGACGCAAATTGCTCAAGAATATTAATTAAAAAGAGGGCTTTGAAGGGCTTAAAGAAACTAAGCAAATACCCCTTAAATCCGTGCAGACGAATGTCAATATAATGGGTGTAAACAATCATCATGATCGCTAGTGTCAGTGTGACATGGGCGTCTGAGGTCGGGGATTTCCACCAGGTAGCATGGTTTTCTCCAGCAATGATGGAAAATGGGATTCCCATAATGTTTGCGATTAAAAGATAGAGAAGAAGCCCTACACCTACTGAGAGGATAAAAAAATTGTCTTTAATCCCAATGGAATTTTCCATGATATTTTTTACAAAGTCGATAATCCATTCCATAAAATTTTGCAGTTTTCCTGGTTTTTTATCTGTGATGTGCCTTGTGCAATAATAAACAAAAATAAGCACAACCAATGCCGCGATGGTGCTACTCAGGATTATTGACAGATCGAATGTCATTCCAAACAATTGCACAAGAGGTCGAGTGGAGTGCATATAAATACCTTCTTCCTGTTATTGGTTACTTCCAGAAAGCGGTGGGGAGGATGTAGGAGAGTATGTATGTTTGGGTAAATTTTACTATATTTATACCTTTATTATACAAAACATTTAATCAAAGTGATGATACGAATGTGTCGAAAAATAAAAAATTCTGAATATTATTTTAATTACTATTGAAATAGTCGATATAGATTACCCGACCTGATAATAACAATTAAAATCCCAGTCTAAAGGGGAGGTTGGGGTTCTATAAAAACGCTCATGTTAAAGAAGGCAACAACCAGAGCTTACTGGTTTTGCCTTCAAAATAGTATATAAAAAAAATAGTTACTCAGATACAGGACTGAATTCGTGGACCCACACTCTCATTTTGGGGAGCCAAGGCATTCCTGGATGAAAGGATAAAATCTTATTTTTATATTCTTCTACCGTTTCAAATCCTTCTTGGCGAGCATGCTCATCAGTTAATTGACCAAGAGACTGAGAATACACTCGTTCGACGATGAATTTTTTATCCTTCAAAATCATAATTTCTCCAACATCTGCATATCTGCCATTCCGGCGTGTGGCTGTTTTCCGGCCTTCCATTACTTTGTTAACATCTTCAGATACTGTTACAAGTCGATCAATCGTACATGTTTTTGGCGGCAGTGCATTGGTTTCTTTATCAGCAGTCATTGAAAAGCCTCCTTTTATCTGTTTTCACGTTATTAATGTAACATATTTCAAACTAAGACCAAAATTTTCAATACCTGGCTATGCATTCAATTTAAAAATATACGTTGGATTCAAGTGTAAAAGCTTTATTAGATTTTCTTTTTGTCTCTGTTAAATTAGAATGTTGATTTCCGTTCCAGGCGCTTCGCTTTCCGCGGGGCGGGCGGTGAGCCTCCTCGTTGCTAAAGCTCCTGCGGGGTCTCACCTGTCCCGCTGCTCCAGCAGGAGTCTCGCGCCTTCCACTCCAATCAACATTGAGCTTTAAAATAGCCTTCTTTTTAAGATCATGTAATGCTACTTTTTACCGCTACTTCTCACGGCTTTTCCATATTAAAATGTATATAAGATAGATTAGATATAAATTTTAAACTGAGAGGAAGGAAATGGCAGAATGCAGAGCTTCAAGGGGAAACATTCATCTAAAAGACTATTTATTCTTTCCACTATATTTCTATTATTTATTAGTTGCTTTACAAGTTTTAGGATCGTTGAGGCTGCGAAGGTTGATAAAACAGCGCCTACTGCTCCAACAAATCTACTTGCAACTGGAGTAACAGAAACGACAATATCTTTAGGTTGGAATTCCTCTACGGATAATGTAGCGGTTACTAGTTATGATGTGTATCAAGATAATAGATTAATAGGGACAGTTTCTTCAACTCAATATGTAGTCAAGAATCTAGTCTCAAATACAACCTATAGCTTTTATATAACGGCTAGAGATGCAAAAGGGAATCTATCAAATGCAAGTAATACAATAAAAGTGACTACAAATAAGCTCATGATTGATCTACCACCACAGGTAGGTGAGTTAATGGTTTCACCCATTGCGGTTGATGGGAAAACAATAAGTGGAACAGTTACCTTATCTGTTAATCCTCTTGATGATAAAGGAATAAGTAAGGTGGAGTTCTATAGCAATAACGGGGGCTATTTAATTCGCACCCTAACTGCTGCTCCATATAATGTTAATTGGGCTACTGATCCATGGGTCCCTGATGGGGAGCAAATAGTTAAAGCAGTCGTTTATGATACCTCAAATCAAGTGGCACAAGTTTCAAGAACAGTTATTGTGAAAAATACAATCACACCAGTACAAACTGAGTATAAGACAGTAGGTTATTACACAGGCTGGTCTGCCTATTCAAATTTTCAGGTAACGGATATTGATGCAAGTAAGCTTACTCATTTGAATTATGCATTTGCCAATATCTCTTCTGATGGACAAATCGCATTGGGAGATTCCTGGGTGGATGTAGAGAAATCATTTCCAGGAGATACGTCGGATCAGCCTTATAAAGGGAATTTTTATCAATTAACCAAATTAAAACAACAATATCCTCAACTAAAAACATTAATTTCTGTTGGCGGCTGGACTTGGTCAGATAAGTTTTCTGATGTAGCACTTACTGAACAATCTAGAACAATATTTGCTGAAAGTTGTCTGCAGTTTATTCTAAAATATGGTTTTGACGGAATTGATATAGATTGGGAATACCCAGTTGTTGGAGGGCGAATAGGGAATATCAACCGGCCAGAGGATAAACAAAATTTCACGCTATTATTAAAGAAGATAAGGGAAACTTTGGATGCTCAAAGTGCTAAGGATGGGAAAAAGTATCTTTTAACCATCGCAGGTGGTGCTGGAAAAGGCTATGCAGCGAATACTGAATTGAACTTGCTTTCTTCCTATATAGATTATGTTCAACTGATGACTTATGATATCCACGGATCTTGGGATTTAATTACTGGAATGAATGCTCAGTTGTATATGGACCCTGATACCGGATTTTATTCGGAGTGGAGTGTACAAGATGCAGTCCAAACCTTTCTTAATAACGGTGTGCCAAAAAATAAGATCATAATGGGGATACCATTCTACGGGAGATCCTACAATCAAGTTACCAATGTGAATAATGGTTTATACCAGACTTTTACAGGTGCAGGTTCAGCTATTAGTTATGCAGAACTTGAGGCAAATTACGTTAATAAGAATGGATTTATTCGTTATTGGGAGCCAGACTCCAAAGTACCTTGGTTGTTTAATGGTTCACAATTTATCAGCTATGATGATGGAGAATCTATTGGTTATAAAACCTCTTATATTAAAACTACAGGTTTGGGTGGAGCCATGATGTGGGAATTAAGCCAAGATCCAAATAAAGTGTTAGTGAGTAAGATTTATAATGACTTGAGATAAGTCAACGAAGAAAGGAGAGTTGCTGATGCACTCTCCTTTTTTACATACAAAACTAATATGGCGTTTCACGCCACCATTTACCATGAAAATACATTCGAAGTACCAACCTAACTCAATAAAGGCGGTGTGAGCAGAGCTAGACTTGACCTATTTAATGCGAAAAGCGTATATTTTTCACTCAAATGGGGAATATACTTCACTTTTGCGGCGCTCCGTCCCTTTTCCACAAATGGTAAAATGAAAGAAGTAAAGCTAAGTAGGAGAGGGGACAGTTAATATGGAAATAATTGAAAAAGCTTTGGAAGTTGCAAGTAAAGCTCATGAACAACAGTATAGAAAACAAACAGATATTCCGTATATTACTCACCCTGTTGCTGTGGGAATGATTTTGATGAAAGCAGGATATGGAGAAGAGCTTATTGCTGCAGGAATATTGCATGATACGGTAGAAGACACTCTGATTTCACTTGATGATATAGATAGGATTTTTGGCAAGGAAATTGCTGGAATTGTGGAAGGGTGCTCGGAACCAGATAAATCTCTGTCCTGGGAAGCAAGGAAAAAGCATACGATTGAATTTTTAAAATTAGCACCAGAAGAGATTAGGATTGTTGCTTGTGCAGATAAACTACATAATATTAAATCAATCATCAATGATTATGAAAAAAGTGGAAATGATGTATGGGAGAGATTTAATCGAGGCAAAGATCAACAAGAATGGTATTACAGAAATATTGTTGAGAGTTTAGGTTACGTATCTTCTTTTGAATTATTAGAAGAACTGCGACGAGAGGTTGATAGGTTATTTAAGTGAATGGCTGAGCGGAAAATTTAGAGGGGGACCTAAAAAACGGCCACCCCTTTTGATAAACTCACATCGCTTTATTTTCTACTGCACGCCATTTGTTTGCTTCCTGTGTAATCGCTGAGTAATTACGTTCAAAATCTTCTGATGAAACTGGCTTACTAAAGTAGAAACCTTGAATTTCATCACAAGCTTGTTTTTGCAAAAGTAACACTTGTTCTTTTGTTTCTACTCCTTCAGCTGTAACAGCAAGATTCAAATTATGGCCCATATTGATAATGGTAGAAACAATAGCTTCATTACTAGGATTCACATTCATATCCTTAATAAATGATTGATCAATTTTAACACGATCGATTGGTAATTGACGTAGATAGCTAAGAGAGCTGTACCCGGTACCAAAGTCATCTACACTAATTCGAACACCTAAACTTTTGAGTTTCATTATTATTTCAAGCGATCTTTCGAAATCCATTGACATGCTTTCAGTAATTTCTAACTCTAAGAGCTCAGGCTTTATCCCGGAATCTTTGATTATTTTTTCTACAGTGCTAACAATTTTTGATTGTAATAATTGTCGGGTTGATAAATTAACTGAAACAGGAATTGGGGGAAACCCCTTTGAATGCCAAGTAACACATTGAATACAAGCTTCACGTAATACAAATTCTCCAATTGGGACGATTAGTCCCGTTTCCTCTGCTGATGGGATAAAGTTCCCTGGTGAAATAAGTCCTTTATCTGGGCTCTTCCAGCGAACCAGCGCTTCAAGACCAGCGATGGAGCCAGATTGCAAGCTAACTTTCGGCTGATAATAAACGACGAATTCATCTCTTTCCAAAGCCTTTCGAAGTTCATTTTCTAAAGTCAGCTGATCAAAAGACAGGTCATCTTTGCTTTGTGTATAAATAGCAAAACTTTTTTTGCCATGTTCTTTTACTCGGTACATCGCCCGATCGGCATTTTTAATTAAATGCTCAGCATCCAAACCGTCGTCCGGATAAAAAGCAACTCCGATGCTTGCCGAAATAGGAATTTCATATTCTTTTATGAAAAATGGTTCTTCCAAGCTATCAATTATTTTTTGTACCTTTGAGACTGCTTCTTCACGACTACTTATATTTGGCAAAAGAATAGAAAATTCATCTCCTCCAAACCGGGTAACTGTATCTTCATCAGAAAGACAACTTACCAGTTTACTTCCGATTTTTTGTAATAAGAGATCCCCGGTGGTATGACCCAATGTATCATTTACCACTTTAAATCGATCAAGATCTAGAAATACTACCGCTACTTGAGAGTTTGGGTGGTTCTTGGCATTTTTCATTGCCTCATTCAAACGAGTTTTAAACAATCGGTAATTTGGTAGATTGGTTAAGTAGTCGTGATAGGCTAAATTTTGTAATGATTCATAAGCTGTCATCCTGTCAAGGGCTAGTGCTATTTGATTGGTAAAGATAGAAAGTGTATCAACCATCTCATCTGAAAAATAATCAGGGATTTTGCTTGCAATACTTAAAGCCCCAATAGATTTATTTTTTGCAATGATTGGCAGAATTAAGAGAGAATGTAATCCTTTATTAAGGAGCTGTTCCCCATAATAAGATAAACGTATGTTATTTAAATTATTATGGATGACCGTTTGTTTATTACAGATTGCTTGATGTAAAGAGGTGTTGGCATTTTGCAAATCTTGAGAACGAATATTTCCATTTTGGTCCAACTCGAACATTTCTAAAGTATTATTTTTATTTAAAAAAGTTAAAGAAATTTGGTTTGTATGACTATGTTTTATGATGCTAACCAATATGCTTTTCATGACTTCTACTCTTTGAATATTATCCTTTATAACGGAGCTGGATATATTAGCCAACCCTTCAAGAATGTCCACCTTTTCGGATAAATCCTTAGTTGCCTTGTTAATTTCCTCGACTAATATTTCTTCGTGATGGTTTATAGTGTGAGCCATTTTATGAAATGCAAGAGCTAATTCCTGAATTTCAACAATTTTATCTTCTACTACATCAAAATGACGCTCCCCTTCTGCCATTTTCTTGGTTGCTGCTATTAACCTATTGATTGGGGAGGCTAATCTTTTGCTAATTAAATACGAAAAAATGAGAGATAGAAAGGAAATAATCAATGTTAGGATAGCTGTACTGACATAAAGGCTTTCTTGTTTTTGTTGTAATGTATCCGTTTTTAATGCAATTTCAACCTCGCCCACATTTTCTTGAAAATATTGAAGTGGGACTTTTTCAACAACAATATTTTCTTTATCAATCGTGGTTTCACCCTTTTGGTTGATTGTGGCACCACCCTTATCTTTCACGATAACGTAAGCAATGTTTGGTTCGGATAGTAATGAATAAGTAAGAGGACTAATATGCGAATAGTCCTCTTGAAGCATGTATAAGCCGATTGCAGAGTTTAAAGTATTAGCTGCGGTAATCCCTTCATTTCTTAAAAGGGTTTCAAGGTGTGTTGATTCTTGCCAAAGGTTTAGACCGCTAAATGTGAAAATTCCAATAAGTACAAGGCTATTGAAGGCAAACCAGAAGCGGAAGGCTAGTCTATTGTGCCACTTCATGATATCGGACCTCCTCAAGGAGAGTTAGCCATTGTTGATAATTTTCTGCTTGTTGAGTTCGGCCATAACGTTCAGTAATTTTGTCCCATTCAACTGTTGAATCCTGTAGTGCCTTTTCCGGTGATAAATTATGGATGAGAGCGGAATAAATATTCTTATCAAGCACTTGCATATACTCCCAACCACCTGGAATCATCAAATCTGCATTTGGATTACTCAAGCTTGATTTTACTGTGTTTAAAAAATCCTTGTTAAGCTGCTTTGACGGGAATGCACCTATCCCACCTGTTGAAAAATGACTGAGCCGAAAAGGGTCATTAATGGTTTCTTTAGATGCTATTGCCTGCTTACTAACATCTTTTGAGGTAATATATGAAATGATTTCCCAAGCTTTATCAGGCTTTGTCGATTTCTTGGATATTCCTAATACTCGGCCAATCCAAACTCCACCGCGGGGATTCTTTGGATTATCAGCTGGGACTAGGGTCCAACCAACTTTATTTTCAACCTTGGATTTCCATATTTTCTTATCGTAAGAAAAGCGTGAAGTGTCACTCCACTGAACGACCATGGCAACGTTTCCATGAAGGAATGAATTATTTAGATCAATCCAATCATACATAGAATTTGGTGGAGTCGCACCACTATCATTGAGGTTGATTAAATCTTGGAGAGCTTTAATTCCTTGCTGATTTTGGATTAGTGGGTTCATATTTTTATCAAAATATTGTCCACCCATAGATAAATATCGTTCGGCAAACCAAATGTATCTTTTAGCATCACCGCCAAAAATTGCGGTTCCATATAGATCAACTTTACCGTCGTTATTAGTATCTTTTGTAAGAAAGTGAGCGATTTGGTCATACTCCTCCCAAGTATTAGGTGGGGTTAAATTATGACCATATATTTTTCGGTAATCGTCATTATACTTTTTAAAAAGGTCTTTCCGATAAAATAACAAATGGGTGTCACCATCATAAACCATCCCATAATCATGGCTACCATACTTCATATAAAGATTGCGATAAACGGGAATTATGTCATCCATATCTTTTGTATTTTGAATGTATGAATCTAATGGAAGTAACATATCTCTTTCAGCATATTCAGGTATCTTTCCAGGGAATATCATATAAATATCGTAAGTTTCTTTGCTAGCAAATAAGAAATCTTCGAGATTATCGTTGAGTCTATTAGGATAGTGATATTCCAACTGGACACCGAACTTTCTCTCAATGTTTTTTTCTTCCTTTTTAAATAAAACCAATGCCTGTTCTGAATCAGCAATAATAGATATCGTGGGCAGTTTAATTTTTGAGGTAGTACCTTTATTATTTTTGGGCTCTGAATAACATCCTGTCAGCATGATCATGAGCACGAAAAGCCAAAGCATTAACTTCGGTTTCATAGGAATACCCCCATTATTGTATAGGTATATTATACCAATCTAATGTTGTTTAGCGACGGGTTCACAAAATTGTTAAACAAATAATAAGATTAAAAAAACTCGGAAAAAGGAAGGTTGGTATATATAATAAAAATAGTTTACTGTGAAATGTAAATTTAATTGCATATCATCTATACTAATAAAAGGTAGACAAACAATTATTTTGAAAAAGGTGAAACAAATGGAAAATCAAGCAATACTTGCTTTAGGAATCTTTATTATTTCATACGCTATTATTATTTCAGAAAAAATTCATCGCACGATTATCGCGATGCTTGGTGGGATACTCGTTGTAATGTTTGGGGTTCTCGATCAGGAAACAGCCATCCACCATATTGATTTTAATACTATCGGGTTATTGATTGGTATGATGATCATTGTCTCGATTACAGCGGAGACAGGTGTTTTTAAATATATTGCAATCTGGCTAACGAAAAGAGTCCATGGAAACCCTATTTCCATCCTAGTAGTTTTAAGTTTATTTACGGCTGCTGCTTCAGCTCTTCTTGATAATGTCACCACTGTATTGCTTGTCGTTCCAGTGACAATTAGTATTACGAAACAATTAAAATTAAACCCGATGCCATATTTAATCTTGCTTATTCTATCATCGAATATCGGTGGTACAGCGACGATGATCGGTGACCCCCCGAATATTATGATTGGAAGTGCGGTAAAGGAGCTAACGTTTCTGTCATTTATTGATAATTTAGCTTCGATTTGTATAATCATATTGTTGATAACAATAGTGATTTTCGTGTTGATTTACCGAAAATCCCTCCATACTACTGAAGAATTGAAGAGAGAACTATTAAAGAAGAATGAAAACGATGAACTGACAAATCTAAAGCTATTAAGAAAATGTTTGTTCATTATTTTCTTTACTATTGGTGGCTTTTTCCTTCATCAGTACATTCATATTGAAACAGCTACTATTGCCCTATTAGGGGGATTTCTGTTATTATTGCTCGCTGGGAAAAATCATCTCGATCGTGCATTAGAAAAAATAGAATGGACAACCTTATTCTTTTTTATCGGTCTGTTTGTCATGGTTGGTGGGCTTGTTGAAACGGGTTTGATCGCATCATTAGCCGAGAAGGCGATGTCATTGACAGGGGGAGAACTGAAATCAACTGCCATCCTCGTTTTATGGATGAGTGCAATCATTTCGGCATTTGTAGATAATATCCCGTTTGTAGCCACGATGATTCCAATGATTCAAGAAATGGGAAAGATGGGAATAACCAATTTAGAACCGCTTTGGTGGGCATTATCGTTAGGGGCTTGCCTTGGCGGAAACGGGACTTTGATTGGGGCAAGCGCTAATCTCGTAGTGGCAGGTCTAGCCGCAGCAGAGGGCTACCACATTTCCTTCTATAGGTATATAAAAATAGGCTTTCCGTTAATGCTCATTTCTATTTTAATATCAACAGTATATATATTTTTGCGTTACTTAATGTAAATTAATTTAGGGTAAAATAATGACTCATATCGTGCTGTTTAAAGCCTTTCCTACGTTTAGGAAAGGTTTTTATTTTGTCTTTTATGCATAATTTCCTACCAGAATGGGAAACTTTATTCAGTATAAATAATTACGGCGAATCAGAATCAAAATTTGCTGCTAAAAGCTATTTCTGGGGGAGAATATGATGATATTGAATAAAGAACAGCTCAGAGAAGAGGCTCATAAATCAGCATTGAGTCACGACCCTTTCATAAGCCGAAAGCCCTCGGCACGTTTTTGGCGGGTAAATGAATCAGATCACGAGAATTTGCGAAACCTTGTTAAAGATTTGCGAGAAACTCGTTCTTCCTGCTCACAACCAGCTGAAGAATGGCTTTTAGATAATGCAGAGTTTTTAGAAGAGCAAGTCCTCGTCATTAAACACGATTTATCCAAAAGGTTAGTAAACTCTTTACCCCACCTCAGTAAAACGGGTGAGTCAAGAGTTTTTTCTATCTGTACGGATTATCTTCAATATACTGATGGGAACTTGGATAAGGATTCGTTTATTTCATATTTCCAGGCTTATCAAGAAGTTTCTGTTTTGACCATTGCTGAAGCATGGACGATTCCTCTTATCCTGAGGGTAGCATTAATTCGTCGTTTGGCTGGAATCGTAGATTCTATAAGGGAACGTCGTGATGTCTGTATGTTAGTAGAGAAGTTACTGTCCAATCTCGAAGCATCAGAGATTACTCCTGAGAAGCTTAAGGAGGTGTTGGAGAGCGCAGGGCAAGAAATGCCTCTCTCCGGACCGATGATCGTTCATCTGGTGCAACACCTTAGGGAAAGAGCTGATTACTCAGCGACTGTTGGAGAATGGCTAATCTGCAAACTGGAGAACGGACCAGAGAGCTTAGATCATATATTGTCTTATGAATATCAGCTTCAAGCAGCCTTCCAAGTGACAACTGGGAATATTATTACAAGCATACGAAAACTATCTCGTTGGGATTGGCAAGAATCGTTCGAGCAAATCAGTATGGTCGA of the Bacillus sp. 1NLA3E genome contains:
- a CDS encoding ATP-binding protein; translation: MIKSPANQEISYGLIELNPDAMILSANNEGKRLLNSDETESNNLFHQVKNNEIKTKLHECFMGKSSSFILTFDTQPYFFLFHRTFKDQKLDKIHVYMLNINYLQTSHDHNNWNNHLLSSIGEMAAGIAHEVRNPLTAVKGFLQLMEQTYNQEYSQIAQSELDRAIHILNDLMSVSKPEFAQEKQISFNVCAEIESILLLFQNQLYDINLIKRFDNECAMVVGRKDQIKKALFNLIKNAIEAMPKGGTLFIEQNEDLHEIHLNISDSGIGIPQDKIRLLGTPFFTLKQDGKGMGLAQVYNAIHGNHGKVRVTSEEGEGTTFYLSFSKTIQHSNQFIGGQSMIQVIDSKLELTEFLNKNLAFYTEEWVQYLHKNKSYITSLMRENGELDGYAEFGNPIMKLVAQNILEVKIEEIMDVAKERGVKSAKTEFPIHLAWELFQSTRGIIWNAIKAFYIESQSTLDTEEFFTLERNVNDIIDIYIDSYTAYFVNYKEELLKSHRETVDELSVPIIPIAERVCILPVVGNVDTYRAKKIREKTLIRVKELKAQKLIIDISGVPFVDTAVVNHLFKIVKGIKLLGCSTILTGISPEIADTMIELGIEIDDDVKTRSDLQQALQDISEFRIGKQ
- the atpB gene encoding F0F1 ATP synthase subunit A codes for the protein MHSTRPLVQLFGMTFDLSIILSSTIAALVVLIFVYYCTRHITDKKPGKLQNFMEWIIDFVKNIMENSIGIKDNFFILSVGVGLLLYLLIANIMGIPFSIIAGENHATWWKSPTSDAHVTLTLAIMMIVYTHYIDIRLHGFKGYLLSFFKPFKALFLINILEQFASTLTLGLRLFGNIYAGEIMLGILAGAVTHGFDGGVFTGIGASLLTAGPMIIWQAFCLFIGGIQAYIFVTLFMVYVGQRVNEAV
- a CDS encoding DUF3939 domain-containing protein — encoded protein: MKSTYLKEHGKVIEMVELEEEQKWFNIKYVRGNFRKTAYVIKHDQETTNNYIENFLKDCHASEEIISDLKNPLKKGSKGIETSLQEFVNFLVKTSSIHIMGGIALGLSIFGGYQLGAKMDENLHNYPSYTVIGLLCGLVVGCLIGYVMMYKYLGILSKKGKPKIKTQDNRKNSEEAVEWPIIESTLYDVRYAVRQFSDDLPKGINRTILVKEDNSINFDRLAPYLHGIPSKPFYMSKETFDIFEEKDKNIPPIIDKVQKAVNLFYKKNNAYPAMPYDSLHRVNYFQLLQDHYLDEMPGIELYITEYHGLLTHLKPQKKSVGG
- a CDS encoding ASCH domain-containing protein, whose amino-acid sequence is MTADKETNALPPKTCTIDRLVTVSEDVNKVMEGRKTATRRNGRYADVGEIMILKDKKFIVERVYSQSLGQLTDEHARQEGFETVEEYKNKILSFHPGMPWLPKMRVWVHEFSPVSE
- a CDS encoding F0F1 ATP synthase subunit B family protein; protein product: MGDFEIFGMPVSIGTMVYQAILFTILIFILKKKFLGKLVEALERRRETIGNELQLADTYKQDAENNMIRQREMTEKATREAREIIEKGRQEAAQIVKDARKDALMIRTQAYDDGRPKNVRGVRGAS
- a CDS encoding ATP-binding protein, with the protein product MYRIVIEREDDVYMASSIGKRVADECGLNKSQQTKLVVSIMELTRNIVFYAGKGELFIKPDPSYGIEIIAIDQGPGIPNLEQVLNNTVPSKTGLGLGLSGVKRLMDVFEITSTVNLGTKVRAVKWLKEGQGNYYD